One Streptomyces lincolnensis genomic region harbors:
- a CDS encoding NAD(P)-dependent oxidoreductase encodes MRVTVFGATGAIGRLVVQRLLDEGHQITALVRTPAKVALTHPHLTVVTGQLSDRDAVERAVSGTDAVISALGPSLKRSTTGTQVTDGTHTIVQAMRARKVDRFIGLATPSLADPQDKPHWKHRVLPVAAGLMFPNALAELKGMTEAVTGSGLDYTIARITNPTDKPATGRIRSGFLGHDKVGSAMSRADIAAFLVAQLTDARYRRAMPVISN; translated from the coding sequence ATGCGTGTCACCGTCTTCGGAGCGACCGGCGCCATCGGCCGCCTCGTCGTCCAGCGGCTTCTGGACGAAGGCCACCAGATCACCGCCCTGGTCCGCACCCCGGCCAAGGTCGCTCTCACCCACCCCCATCTCACGGTCGTCACCGGGCAGTTGTCCGACCGCGATGCCGTCGAGCGGGCCGTCAGCGGCACCGACGCGGTCATCAGCGCACTCGGTCCCTCCCTGAAACGGTCCACGACCGGCACCCAGGTCACCGACGGAACCCACACCATCGTGCAGGCCATGCGGGCGCGGAAGGTGGACCGGTTCATCGGCCTGGCCACGCCCTCACTGGCCGATCCGCAGGACAAGCCGCACTGGAAGCACAGGGTGCTGCCCGTCGCGGCCGGGCTGATGTTCCCCAACGCGCTGGCCGAGCTGAAGGGCATGACCGAGGCCGTCACCGGCTCCGGCCTCGACTACACCATCGCCCGCATCACCAACCCCACCGACAAGCCCGCCACCGGCCGTATCCGCTCCGGCTTCCTCGGCCACGACAAGGTCGGCTCCGCCATGAGCCGTGCCGACATCGCCGCGTTCCTCGTCGCCCAGCTCACCGACGCCCGCTACCGGCGGGCCATGCCCGTCATCAGCAACTGA
- a CDS encoding DoxX family protein, whose amino-acid sequence MNVFLWIVQAVLAAMLAMAGVIKSTQPKEKLAGQLPWTADFSQGTVRFIGVVEFAAALGLVLPAATDIAPVLTPLAATGLAVVMALAAITHARRKEPGAIAFNAVLLILAALVAWGRFGPYSF is encoded by the coding sequence GTGAACGTCTTCTTGTGGATCGTGCAGGCCGTGCTGGCCGCCATGCTCGCCATGGCCGGCGTCATCAAGTCCACCCAGCCCAAGGAGAAGCTGGCCGGACAGCTGCCCTGGACCGCCGATTTCTCCCAGGGCACTGTCCGCTTCATCGGTGTCGTGGAGTTCGCCGCCGCCCTCGGTCTGGTACTTCCCGCTGCGACGGACATCGCCCCCGTGCTGACCCCGCTGGCCGCCACCGGCCTGGCCGTCGTGATGGCGCTGGCCGCGATCACCCATGCCCGCCGCAAGGAACCCGGCGCGATCGCCTTCAACGCTGTCCTGCTGATCCTGGCCGCCCTGGTGGCCTGGGGCCGCTTCGGCCCGTACAGCTTCTGA
- a CDS encoding SDR family NAD(P)-dependent oxidoreductase codes for MPTLAIVGAGPGMGLAIARTFGSRGFGIALIARTKENLDTLVDQLGQEGIMAAAFPADVLDRASLTDALDAAKARFGGIDVLEYSPAPHSPVPGITLATPSEATVENLQPQIEYIFYGAVAAARAVLPAMREAGAGTLLFTTGGGSVDPVPMLGNVNAPAAALRNWVVNLDKELAGSGVHAAHVAINVWIGEGGPEGFPTATPEQIAPLYWDLHENRDRSEAVFNA; via the coding sequence ATGCCCACTCTCGCCATCGTCGGCGCCGGCCCCGGCATGGGCCTGGCCATCGCCCGCACCTTCGGCAGCCGCGGCTTCGGCATAGCCCTGATCGCCCGCACCAAGGAGAACCTGGACACGCTGGTCGACCAGCTCGGCCAGGAAGGCATCATGGCCGCCGCGTTCCCCGCCGACGTCCTCGACCGCGCCTCACTGACGGACGCATTGGACGCCGCGAAGGCCCGCTTCGGCGGCATCGACGTACTGGAGTACTCGCCGGCCCCGCACTCCCCGGTGCCCGGCATCACCCTGGCCACTCCCTCGGAAGCCACGGTGGAGAACCTGCAACCGCAGATCGAGTACATCTTCTACGGCGCTGTCGCCGCCGCCCGCGCGGTGCTGCCCGCGATGCGCGAAGCGGGCGCCGGCACCCTGCTGTTCACCACCGGCGGCGGTTCCGTGGATCCCGTCCCCATGCTCGGCAACGTCAACGCCCCCGCGGCAGCCCTGCGCAACTGGGTCGTCAACCTGGACAAGGAGTTGGCCGGCAGCGGTGTGCACGCCGCTCACGTGGCGATCAACGTGTGGATCGGCGAGGGCGGGCCGGAGGGTTTCCCGACGGCCACGCCCGAGCAGATCGCCCCTCTGTACTGGGATCTGCACGAAAACCGGGACCGCTCCGAGGCCGTGTTCAACGCCTGA
- a CDS encoding NADP-dependent oxidoreductase — translation MRAVTLESVPSAPAVTEVDTPCPEAGELLVKVAAASLNGFDTAVAAGHLQGMMEHRFPLVLGQDFAGTVEALGEGVEGFAVGDAVFGVALKPFLGAGSLAEYVTVSAGHGVVRSPAGLEVGDAGALGAAGATAVVSLDAVALGEGETVLISGASGGVGSLAVQFAAARGAKVIATARPGAQTDFVTGLTDAEVHVVDFTGDLQAQVRAIAPDGVDAVLHLAGDGAQLAALLRPGGRLASTTGLGQDDVKGQDVTVHTIMANPDARILTALAEQVASGALRVPVTAIYPLEQVTEAFTAFGAGTPGKIAVSCS, via the coding sequence ATGCGCGCTGTCACGCTCGAATCCGTCCCCTCGGCCCCGGCCGTGACCGAGGTGGACACTCCTTGCCCGGAGGCCGGGGAATTGCTGGTCAAGGTGGCGGCCGCCTCATTGAACGGCTTCGACACCGCCGTCGCGGCCGGCCACCTGCAAGGAATGATGGAGCACAGGTTCCCCCTGGTCCTCGGCCAGGACTTCGCGGGCACCGTCGAGGCGCTCGGCGAGGGCGTGGAGGGCTTCGCGGTCGGTGACGCGGTCTTCGGTGTCGCGCTGAAGCCGTTCCTGGGCGCCGGATCGCTGGCCGAGTACGTCACCGTGTCCGCCGGACACGGAGTCGTCCGCAGCCCCGCCGGCCTGGAGGTGGGGGACGCGGGCGCGCTGGGCGCGGCCGGGGCCACTGCCGTGGTGAGCCTGGACGCGGTGGCCCTGGGCGAGGGCGAGACGGTGCTGATCTCGGGGGCCTCCGGCGGGGTGGGTTCACTGGCGGTGCAGTTCGCCGCCGCCCGTGGCGCGAAGGTGATCGCTACCGCCCGCCCCGGCGCACAGACCGACTTCGTCACCGGCCTGACCGACGCGGAGGTGCACGTCGTCGACTTCACGGGAGACCTTCAGGCACAGGTCCGCGCGATCGCCCCGGACGGCGTGGACGCGGTGCTGCACCTGGCGGGCGACGGTGCCCAACTGGCCGCTCTGCTGCGGCCCGGCGGTCGGCTCGCCTCGACCACCGGCCTGGGCCAGGACGACGTCAAGGGACAGGACGTCACCGTCCACACGATCATGGCCAACCCCGACGCCCGGATCCTGACCGCCCTGGCCGAGCAGGTCGCCTCCGGTGCGCTGCGGGTGCCGGTGACCGCCATCTACCCGCTGGAGCAGGTCACCGAGGCGTTCACCGCGTTCGGCGCCGGCACCCCGGGCAAGATCGCCGTCTCCTGCTCCTGA
- a CDS encoding TetR/AcrR family transcriptional regulator: protein MTSAPSDRTPDQQPGTGLRADAERNRDRILAAARRLYATEGLGVSMASVAREAGVGKATLSRRFATREELINAVFADRMDAYADAVAEALADPDPWHGFTGYIHAVCAMQAADRGFADVLTMSFPAAKALEARRTESYNGFLELIARARRSGHLREDFVPEDLVILQMANAGVLAAAGDDAPDAWRRLVGHMLRSYATPGTPIPAVPDAPRPTALYRAMVRLSRTGSGSA from the coding sequence ATGACCTCCGCACCTTCCGACCGGACGCCGGACCAACAGCCCGGCACGGGACTGCGCGCCGACGCCGAACGCAACCGCGACCGCATCCTGGCCGCCGCCCGCCGCCTCTACGCCACCGAAGGACTCGGCGTCTCGATGGCCTCGGTCGCCCGCGAGGCAGGCGTCGGCAAGGCCACGCTCAGCCGCCGCTTCGCCACCCGGGAGGAGCTGATCAACGCGGTCTTCGCCGACCGCATGGACGCCTACGCCGACGCCGTCGCCGAGGCACTCGCCGACCCCGACCCCTGGCACGGCTTCACCGGCTACATCCACGCCGTCTGCGCCATGCAGGCCGCCGACCGCGGCTTCGCCGACGTCCTGACCATGTCCTTCCCCGCGGCCAAGGCCCTGGAAGCCCGCCGCACCGAGTCGTACAACGGATTCCTCGAACTCATCGCCCGCGCCCGCCGCAGCGGACACCTCCGCGAGGACTTCGTCCCGGAGGACCTCGTCATCCTCCAGATGGCCAACGCCGGCGTCCTCGCCGCCGCGGGCGACGACGCCCCCGACGCCTGGCGCCGCCTCGTCGGCCACATGCTCCGCTCCTACGCCACACCCGGCACCCCGATCCCCGCGGTGCCAGACGCCCCCAGGCCCACAGCCCTCTACCGCGCCATGGTCCGCCTCTCACGAACCGGCTCGGGCAGCGCATAG
- a CDS encoding GntR family transcriptional regulator, with the protein MAVPLYVQIRREFEAKILSGALPPGSRLPSEMDVTAEYGVSRATAQRVLNDLADAGLAIRQRRHGSFVADVTRQINLLNFVTPAAAAKGTPGRHDVVSARIVRAADAILSLPGAAADTAVVELVRRKLDVREEPQSIERHVVLFAAAPDLLNENLEDLVTLPYLKRRGVSIDSIRLYLDPVALDEHDAALLHSETGTPALMRRRELRTDDGSTVEVVTTLVRPGTAEFFLELPVPAM; encoded by the coding sequence ATGGCCGTGCCGCTCTATGTACAGATCAGGCGAGAGTTCGAAGCGAAGATCCTGTCCGGGGCCCTCCCACCCGGCTCGCGTCTGCCGAGCGAGATGGATGTCACCGCCGAGTACGGCGTCAGTCGTGCCACGGCCCAACGGGTCCTCAACGACCTGGCCGACGCGGGGCTGGCCATCCGCCAGCGGCGCCACGGATCGTTCGTGGCGGATGTGACTCGGCAGATCAATCTGCTCAACTTCGTCACCCCCGCGGCGGCCGCGAAGGGCACGCCGGGCAGACACGACGTGGTTTCCGCGCGGATCGTCAGGGCCGCCGACGCCATTCTGTCCCTCCCCGGCGCCGCAGCCGACACGGCCGTAGTGGAACTGGTCCGCCGCAAACTGGACGTACGCGAGGAGCCGCAGTCGATCGAGCGGCACGTCGTCCTCTTCGCGGCCGCCCCCGACCTGCTGAACGAGAACCTCGAAGACCTCGTCACCCTGCCGTATCTGAAGCGCAGAGGCGTATCGATCGACTCGATCCGCCTCTACCTCGACCCGGTGGCCCTCGACGAGCACGACGCCGCATTGCTGCACAGCGAGACCGGAACACCCGCGCTGATGAGGCGCAGGGAGCTGCGTACCGATGACGGCAGCACCGTCGAGGTGGTGACGACCCTCGTCCGTCCGGGAACCGCCGAGTTCTTCCTGGAGCTTCCCGTGCCCGCCATGTGA
- a CDS encoding NAD(P)/FAD-dependent oxidoreductase, producing the protein MKVIIIGAGVLGLSVARQLAVAGQDVLLLDQRGAGTGTTATTFAWTNSSRKPDPNYHRLNLAGMEEHARLAGQLRGAPSYFAGGAQQWADAANEQRLADNVERLRALGYPAHWVTPDEAARIAGGLRIPATITSLAHFPSEGYVLPDRLVNSLLADAERHGATFAIGEVVAIDDGPDRVSVTLAGGEVRTGDRVVLAAGRWTERLAARAGIDVPMVTDTGRGAQIVGLLGYARSPQLDLRCVIHSPGLNLRPEADGHTVLQALDLNAHVDPADPPSADGDIARTLARRFSALLPDPSQAPEIDLRIGLRSLPADGHTIAGYASAQSRVYCLVSHSGITLAPILGRLVAAEITNDQEEDLLGAFRPTRFTGVRRSDIEVAQHATTLGEQ; encoded by the coding sequence ATGAAGGTCATCATCATCGGCGCCGGCGTACTGGGCCTGAGCGTCGCGAGGCAGCTCGCCGTCGCCGGCCAGGACGTTCTCCTGCTCGATCAGCGGGGAGCCGGCACCGGCACGACCGCGACCACCTTCGCCTGGACCAACTCCAGCCGGAAGCCCGACCCCAACTACCACCGGCTGAACCTCGCGGGGATGGAGGAGCACGCCAGGCTCGCCGGGCAACTGCGCGGCGCGCCGTCGTACTTCGCCGGCGGAGCGCAGCAGTGGGCGGACGCCGCGAATGAGCAGCGGCTCGCCGACAACGTGGAACGACTGCGGGCACTCGGCTACCCCGCACACTGGGTCACCCCCGACGAAGCGGCGCGGATCGCAGGCGGCCTTCGCATCCCGGCGACCATCACGTCCCTCGCGCACTTCCCCAGCGAGGGATACGTTCTGCCGGACCGTTTGGTGAACAGCCTGCTGGCGGACGCCGAGCGGCACGGGGCCACGTTCGCGATCGGCGAGGTCGTAGCCATCGACGACGGACCGGACCGAGTGTCCGTCACTCTGGCCGGAGGCGAGGTCCGCACGGGCGATCGAGTCGTCCTGGCGGCGGGCCGGTGGACAGAACGGCTCGCTGCACGGGCCGGGATCGACGTTCCCATGGTGACGGACACCGGTCGCGGAGCGCAGATCGTCGGCCTCCTCGGATACGCCAGGTCACCACAACTCGACCTGCGCTGCGTGATCCACAGTCCCGGCCTCAACCTCCGCCCCGAGGCCGACGGGCACACCGTCCTTCAGGCTCTCGATCTGAACGCCCACGTCGATCCGGCAGACCCACCGTCCGCGGACGGGGACATCGCACGCACCCTCGCCCGACGGTTCTCCGCCCTGCTGCCCGACCCGAGCCAGGCACCGGAGATCGACCTGCGCATCGGCCTCCGGTCACTGCCCGCGGACGGCCACACCATCGCCGGCTACGCCTCCGCGCAGTCCCGCGTCTACTGCCTCGTCTCGCACAGCGGGATCACGCTGGCGCCGATTCTGGGACGCCTGGTCGCGGCCGAGATCACAAACGATCAGGAGGAGGACCTCCTCGGGGCCTTCCGGCCCACACGATTCACCGGCGTACGGCGCTCGGACATCGAGGTGGCTCAACACGCCACCACTCTGGGCGAGCAGTAG
- a CDS encoding CGNR zinc finger domain-containing protein, giving the protein MRAAFPDFRLGKVLATSFTGTLSERRGDPVERIPTPQRLVDWLAVSGLAVDSCTTAQLELARELRESIHAAATAAATQDALPASAVQVINDRSVQGRAAAVLTPEGERRWQLGSASSVEDALSVIAADAISILAGERDGKLALCASPTCQAAFFDTSQSRTRKWCEMNTCGNRQKKARFNANQRKNSGSAE; this is encoded by the coding sequence ATGCGTGCTGCGTTCCCTGACTTCCGGCTCGGCAAGGTGCTGGCGACCAGCTTCACGGGGACTCTGTCGGAGCGTCGTGGCGACCCTGTGGAGCGCATTCCCACCCCGCAGCGACTCGTCGACTGGCTGGCGGTGAGCGGCCTCGCCGTGGACTCCTGCACCACTGCCCAGCTCGAACTCGCCCGGGAACTGAGGGAGTCGATCCATGCCGCCGCGACAGCGGCCGCGACCCAGGACGCTCTCCCCGCGTCCGCTGTCCAAGTCATCAACGACCGCAGCGTTCAGGGCCGGGCCGCGGCGGTCCTGACGCCCGAGGGTGAGCGGCGATGGCAGCTCGGCTCGGCTTCCAGCGTGGAGGACGCCCTCAGCGTGATCGCCGCCGACGCGATCAGCATCCTCGCGGGCGAACGAGACGGAAAACTGGCCTTGTGTGCGTCACCGACCTGCCAAGCCGCCTTCTTCGACACCAGCCAGAGTCGAACCCGCAAATGGTGTGAGATGAACACGTGCGGCAATCGGCAGAAGAAAGCGCGCTTCAACGCCAATCAGCGCAAGAACTCCGGATCGGCGGAGTGA
- a CDS encoding epoxide hydrolase family protein: protein MPRPTSDVQAFEAHAPDADLDDLRARLAAARLPEAETVHRAAPGPRRWGQGVPLADLVDVVKYWRTGYNWRSFEERLNQIGQFRTTIDDLGIHFLHRRSARADATPLVLTHGWPGSIAEFVDVVDELADPKNADAPAFHVVVPSLPGFGYSDKPATTGWGTEKIAAAWVELMERLGYSRFAAHGGDWGGNITTVLGGRFPEHVLGVHTLFAEAPPGLTTDGLTEVERKWTEETRDFWSHRAAYAKQQATRPQTIGYSLVDSPVGLLAWILDKFAEWSDTEDSPFETISMDRVLDDVTLYWLTRTGASAARIYYESHNSLDPELRVDVPSAITMYPHDIEKCPRPWAQERYRRIVRWRSPENGGHFPSLEVPEYFVTDLQEGLAAVLAADR, encoded by the coding sequence ATGCCCCGCCCCACCAGCGACGTACAGGCATTCGAAGCCCACGCACCTGACGCCGACCTCGACGATCTGCGCGCGCGACTGGCCGCGGCGCGGCTGCCGGAGGCCGAGACGGTCCATCGCGCCGCGCCCGGCCCCCGCCGGTGGGGACAGGGCGTTCCGCTCGCCGACCTCGTCGATGTCGTGAAGTACTGGCGCACCGGGTACAACTGGCGGTCGTTCGAAGAGCGCCTCAACCAGATCGGCCAGTTCCGCACGACCATCGACGATCTGGGAATCCACTTCCTGCACCGCCGATCCGCGCGCGCGGACGCCACTCCCCTGGTCCTGACGCACGGCTGGCCGGGCAGCATTGCCGAGTTCGTCGATGTGGTGGACGAGCTGGCAGATCCGAAGAATGCGGACGCGCCTGCGTTCCACGTCGTGGTCCCGTCGCTACCGGGATTTGGTTACAGCGACAAGCCGGCCACCACCGGATGGGGAACCGAAAAGATCGCGGCCGCATGGGTGGAACTGATGGAAAGGCTCGGTTACAGCAGGTTCGCGGCCCATGGCGGCGACTGGGGAGGCAATATCACCACGGTTCTCGGCGGCAGGTTCCCGGAGCACGTTCTCGGCGTCCACACATTGTTCGCGGAGGCGCCGCCCGGGCTGACAACGGACGGGCTGACGGAGGTCGAACGCAAGTGGACCGAGGAGACCCGCGATTTCTGGAGCCACCGCGCGGCGTACGCGAAGCAGCAGGCGACCCGACCGCAGACCATCGGCTACTCGCTCGTCGACTCACCGGTCGGGCTTCTCGCCTGGATCCTCGACAAGTTCGCCGAGTGGTCGGACACCGAGGACAGCCCGTTCGAGACGATATCCATGGACCGCGTTCTCGACGACGTCACCCTGTACTGGCTGACGCGGACCGGCGCATCGGCGGCCCGCATCTACTACGAGAGCCACAACTCCCTGGACCCCGAACTCCGGGTCGACGTCCCGTCGGCAATCACCATGTACCCCCACGACATCGAGAAGTGTCCGCGCCCCTGGGCCCAGGAGCGGTACCGACGGATCGTCCGATGGAGGTCGCCCGAGAACGGGGGGCATTTCCCGTCGCTGGAGGTGCCCGAGTATTTCGTAACAGATCTCCAAGAGGGCCTCGCGGCAGTGCTGGCCGCCGACCGGTGA
- a CDS encoding beta-ketoacyl-[acyl-carrier-protein] synthase family protein, with protein MRTEEIAVTGIGLVTPGGIGTEATWEAVCAGRSAARPDPTLQGLPVTLSCRVPPPEKRPGRLWRHDRGTRFLLLAAEEALASAGLAGRHWDPARVAVVVGTAAGGIDTLETQHRKLLTAGHTTVSPMTLPAFLPNMAAGHLALELGVRGPSLQTSTACASGATALITACLLLQAGACDIAVAGGTDAMATPLCAAAFAKMGALSRREHDPGRASRPFDKERDGFVLGEGSALLVLERRRHAEARGAGPLALLVGHGSTSDAHHPTAPHPGGAGLRAAIEGALADAGAHADDVDHINAHGTSTPLNDRAEASVIRDLFATRHPPVTSAKGALGHTMGAAGAIEAALTVLTIARGVIPPTANFEAPDDTTAGIDVVTGALRNQRLGLALSHSLGFGGHNTVLALTPV; from the coding sequence ATGCGTACGGAGGAGATCGCCGTCACCGGCATCGGTCTGGTCACGCCCGGCGGCATCGGTACCGAGGCGACCTGGGAAGCGGTGTGCGCCGGACGCTCCGCCGCGCGCCCCGACCCCACTCTCCAGGGACTGCCCGTGACCCTCTCCTGTCGCGTACCACCGCCCGAGAAGCGCCCGGGCAGGCTCTGGCGCCACGACCGGGGAACCCGCTTCCTCCTGCTCGCAGCCGAGGAAGCCCTCGCCTCGGCGGGGCTCGCCGGGAGGCACTGGGACCCCGCACGGGTCGCCGTGGTCGTCGGCACCGCGGCCGGCGGCATCGACACCCTGGAAACCCAGCACCGCAAGCTGCTCACCGCCGGGCACACCACCGTGTCCCCCATGACCCTGCCCGCCTTCCTGCCGAACATGGCCGCGGGGCACCTCGCGCTCGAACTCGGCGTCAGGGGCCCCTCCTTGCAGACGTCGACGGCCTGCGCCTCCGGGGCCACGGCCCTCATCACCGCCTGTCTGCTCCTGCAGGCCGGGGCCTGCGACATCGCCGTCGCGGGCGGGACCGACGCGATGGCCACGCCGCTGTGCGCCGCCGCCTTCGCCAAGATGGGGGCTCTCTCCCGGCGCGAGCACGATCCAGGCCGGGCCTCACGGCCGTTCGACAAGGAGCGTGACGGGTTCGTCCTCGGCGAGGGCAGCGCCCTGCTGGTCCTCGAACGCCGACGGCACGCCGAGGCGCGGGGCGCGGGGCCGCTGGCTCTCCTCGTCGGTCACGGCAGCACCAGCGACGCCCACCACCCCACCGCACCGCACCCCGGCGGGGCCGGGTTGCGCGCCGCGATCGAGGGCGCTCTCGCCGATGCCGGGGCGCACGCCGACGACGTCGACCACATCAACGCCCACGGCACGAGCACCCCGCTCAACGACCGGGCGGAAGCCTCGGTCATCCGCGACCTGTTCGCCACCCGACACCCCCCGGTCACCTCGGCCAAGGGGGCCCTCGGGCACACCATGGGTGCCGCGGGCGCCATCGAAGCGGCCCTCACCGTGCTGACGATCGCCCGCGGCGTCATCCCGCCGACCGCCAACTTCGAAGCACCCGACGACACCACCGCCGGCATCGACGTCGTCACGGGGGCCCTTCGCAACCAACGGCTCGGACTCGCCCTCAGCCACTCCCTCGGCTTCGGAGGCCACAACACAGTGCTCGCGCTGACACCCGTCTGA
- a CDS encoding acyl carrier protein, giving the protein MDHDHTDIYARLVTVLSDKFEVPADRINEAATLDDLELDSLAVVELYVTLQEEWQVPLDDSTASGDLTVADVSRAVAELLGDPDRGAA; this is encoded by the coding sequence ATGGACCACGACCACACCGACATCTACGCCCGCCTCGTGACCGTGCTCAGCGATAAGTTCGAAGTCCCCGCCGACCGGATCAACGAAGCCGCCACCCTCGACGACCTGGAGCTGGACTCACTGGCCGTGGTGGAGCTGTACGTCACCCTCCAGGAGGAGTGGCAGGTGCCCCTCGACGACTCCACGGCCTCCGGCGATCTCACCGTCGCCGACGTGAGTCGCGCGGTGGCCGAACTCCTCGGGGATCCCGACCGCGGAGCGGCGTGA
- a CDS encoding beta-ketoacyl-ACP synthase III — MSLAESNATAVITGIGACLPEHVVDNDTVIARGALRTDDTWIRTRTGIARRRHAEQGTSTGDLAVGAGRAALDSAGDHRPDMLLLATSTPDHPCPATAPAVAHRLGLGTIPAFDLAAVCSGFLYALVTATALVRAGTCSTPLVIGADTYTTIVDPRDRETAPIFGDGAAAVLLRPGGHDAPGAVLATDLGADGSGSDLITVSGGGSRHPRGLPSPGPDSHYFRMQGRTVYAHAVRRMTQSSRTVLERTGWPPDTLGAFIGHQANQRILDAVAERLGIAAARRFGTIHHTGNTAAASIPLVMADSTVHAAVRPGERALLTAFGGGLTWASVALNWPDAVPRSQPPPADPDTTPLCAADLSRSHPWTTTTPTSTPAS, encoded by the coding sequence ATGTCCCTTGCTGAGAGCAACGCGACCGCCGTCATCACGGGAATCGGCGCCTGTCTCCCGGAACACGTGGTCGACAACGACACCGTCATCGCGCGCGGCGCGCTGCGCACCGACGACACCTGGATCCGTACCAGGACCGGCATCGCGCGCCGCCGCCACGCCGAGCAGGGCACGAGTACCGGCGACCTCGCCGTCGGCGCCGGCCGAGCGGCCCTCGACTCCGCCGGGGACCACCGGCCCGACATGCTCCTCCTGGCCACCAGCACCCCCGACCACCCCTGCCCCGCGACCGCCCCCGCCGTCGCTCACCGGCTGGGCCTCGGTACGATCCCCGCGTTCGACCTCGCCGCCGTCTGCTCGGGATTCCTGTACGCACTCGTCACCGCGACCGCTCTGGTCCGCGCCGGAACCTGCTCGACCCCGCTGGTGATCGGCGCCGACACCTACACGACGATCGTCGATCCACGCGACCGGGAGACAGCGCCGATCTTCGGAGACGGCGCCGCCGCGGTCCTGCTCCGCCCCGGTGGCCACGATGCCCCCGGAGCGGTCCTCGCCACCGACCTCGGTGCCGACGGCAGCGGCAGCGACCTCATCACCGTGTCCGGCGGCGGCTCACGCCATCCCCGCGGGCTGCCCTCGCCCGGACCCGACTCGCACTACTTCCGCATGCAGGGACGTACGGTCTACGCCCACGCCGTGCGCCGTATGACGCAGTCCTCCCGCACCGTCCTGGAGCGGACCGGATGGCCGCCCGACACCCTTGGTGCGTTCATCGGCCACCAGGCCAACCAGCGCATCCTCGACGCCGTCGCCGAACGCCTGGGCATCGCCGCGGCCCGCCGGTTCGGCACCATCCACCACACCGGCAACACCGCGGCCGCGTCGATCCCCCTCGTCATGGCCGACAGCACGGTGCACGCGGCGGTCCGTCCCGGTGAGCGGGCCCTGCTCACGGCCTTCGGCGGCGGCCTCACCTGGGCATCCGTCGCCCTCAACTGGCCGGACGCCGTACCCCGTTCACAGCCACCACCCGCCGACCCGGACACCACACCGCTGTGCGCCGCCGACCTCTCGAGGAGTCACCCATGGACCACGACCACACCGACATCTACGCCCGCCTCGTGA
- a CDS encoding SDR family NAD(P)-dependent oxidoreductase: MNAVDLFRLDGARALVTGASRGIGKAVAQGLADAGCDLALTARTPAALDDTVRSVQDRGRKAVALDADLAEPGAAADLVDRAAAALGGLDVVVHNAGILPTTEDGAPLLVPLQHARQQDWETVVSVNLNATAALCRAAHPHLADSGRASLVLMSSVAGLVGTPMMEAYAATKAAQLSLTRSLAVGWARQGIRVNALCPGWTRTDMTAFAADTEPLSDWLTSHVPLGRWATADEVVGATLFLASPASSFVTGHALVVDGGLAVPDGGLAGYPKPPSPFAAA, encoded by the coding sequence ATGAACGCTGTTGACCTCTTCCGCCTGGACGGCGCCCGTGCCCTGGTGACCGGTGCCTCGCGGGGCATCGGCAAGGCTGTCGCCCAGGGGCTGGCCGATGCCGGCTGCGACCTGGCCCTGACGGCCCGCACCCCGGCCGCCCTCGACGACACCGTGCGGTCGGTCCAGGACCGCGGTCGCAAGGCCGTCGCCCTCGACGCGGACCTGGCGGAACCCGGTGCCGCGGCCGACCTCGTCGACCGGGCCGCCGCCGCGCTGGGCGGCCTCGACGTGGTCGTCCACAACGCCGGCATCCTCCCCACCACCGAGGACGGGGCACCGCTCCTGGTGCCCCTGCAGCACGCCCGGCAGCAGGACTGGGAGACCGTCGTATCGGTCAACCTCAATGCCACGGCGGCCCTGTGCCGCGCCGCCCACCCGCACCTTGCCGACTCCGGGCGGGCCAGTCTCGTCCTGATGTCGTCCGTCGCCGGACTCGTCGGCACTCCCATGATGGAGGCGTACGCCGCCACCAAGGCCGCCCAGCTGTCCCTGACCCGCTCGCTCGCCGTCGGCTGGGCACGTCAGGGCATCCGGGTCAACGCCCTGTGCCCAGGCTGGACCCGCACCGACATGACCGCGTTCGCCGCTGACACCGAGCCCTTGTCCGACTGGCTCACCAGCCACGTCCCGCTCGGCCGCTGGGCCACCGCCGACGAGGTGGTCGGCGCCACGCTCTTCCTCGCCTCACCCGCCTCGTCGTTCGTGACCGGGCACGCCCTGGTCGTCGACGGCGGACTCGCCGTGCCGGACGGGGGCCTGGCCGGATACCCCAAGCCGCCCTCGCCGTTCGCCGCCGCGTGA